The following proteins are co-located in the Pyxicephalus adspersus chromosome Z, UCB_Pads_2.0, whole genome shotgun sequence genome:
- the LOC140342944 gene encoding phosphatidylinositol 3,4,5-trisphosphate 5-phosphatase 2-like isoform X1 — translation MCECWYHAELSQTSAEQLLIRDGRDGAFLVRQSESVPGAYAICLMYHQQVHTYRVLPDENGLLSVQSVQGVEVRRFIRLSDLISAYRRRGNGLVTALHFPVGGERLERETDNDIHRCSCWIDDTFADPKKLLKPRGLSNTTHNGFLQEGFPLSAELENECSRLDREITATWSSLRILAQLFGCMSNINFQDNDQITAVDKLIHEMSDVLQLLSSLENKATKTFQDCVIASSAARTEMSPRVESPGEKITRKQALQQVRQSEQNNPSGRIAPRDLSVFIGTWNMGGSPPPRSLVSWLSAKNLKGSPEEGKSCDQHDLYMIGTQENPQGDREWAECLRAAIISNTSKNYKVVCAHSVGGIKLVLLVKEEYEHLISHVHTSSVRTRISNTLGIRGAVGVSLQFNGASLGFVTCHLVSGTEKVQKRNQSYGEILRGLVLGHEALRGFQLPLRLTYLFWAGDLNYKLDMPVQDVLQRVYSSQHQLLLPVDQLNQEREKKKIFIGFKEEPITFPPTCRYERGSRTYDLQKTKTSGTRIAAPSWSDRILWTSYPDTEIKCTSYGCAEDILSSDHAPVFGTFEIGLNFLSYRDSSYTLRFLHIESIVKTQSRSRACIEFRSLCLKDCPPSNVNSAHSTEGSAFLKLGWSEQDLPEITLVGGDTFTGHLLLCIRPTDGGESFGECCVSVLSARSNTDHQFQMFLSQRGEETGSLRGKMRVTQYPRFTTEKSPSMSNREHEKAPVMENTTQKTCPAVSPCESPASRSSKRSGRRRPASICCGGYSNAEYFLFEGLSSPSTPLSPRPRSALVSGEQEHGEATFRTESERKPASPQCMRNITRPVTTPM, via the exons ATGTGTGAGTGCTGGTACCATGCTGAGCTAAGTCAAACAAGTGCTGAGCAGTTACTGATCCGCGATGGAAGGGACGGAGCGTTTCTTGTGCGCCAGAGTGAGTCTGTGCCTGGCGCATATGCCATCTGTCTCAT GTATCACCAGCAGGTGCACACATACCGTGTATTGCCAGATGAGAATGGATTGCTCTCTGTTCAG TCTGTACAGGGGGTGGAGGTTAGAAGATTCATCAGACTCAGCGACCTCATATCAGCCTACAGACGGAGGGGGAACGGGCTCGTCACTGCGTTACATTTTCCTGTTGGTGGCGAGAGGCTGGAACGAGAAACCG ATAACGATATCCACAGATGTTCCTGCTGGATAGACGACACCTTTGCAgatccaaaaaaacttttaaagccgAGGGGTTTGTCAAACACAACCCATAATGGATTTCTTCAGGAAGGCTTTCCGCTCAGCGCAGAATTAGAAAACGAGTGCTCACGATTGGACAG AGAAATTACAGCTACATGGAGCAGCCTGAGGATCCTGGCCCAACTATTTGGATGTATGTCTAATATTAATTTTCAAGACAATGATCAG ATCACTGCAGTGGACAAACTTATCCACGAAATGTCAGATGTCCTGCAGCTACTGTCCAGTTTAGAAAACAAG GCAACCAAGACGTTCCAGGATTGTGTTATTGCCTCTTCTGCTGCTCGCACTGAGATGTCTCCTAGAGTGGAATCACCAGGGGAAAAGATAACTAGGAAACAAGCGCTACAACAA GTGAGGCAGAGTGAGCAGAACAATCCATCCGGGAGAATCGCTCCTCGAGATCTTTCTGTATTCATTGGCACTTGGAATATGG GTGGCTCACCTCCGCCTCGATCTCTTGTATCCTGGTTATCAGCGAAAAATCTGAAAGGGAGTCCGGAGGAAGGCAAATCATGTGACCAGCATGACCTGTATATGATTGGAACGCAGGAAAATCCACAAGGAGATCGGGAATGGGCAGAATGTCTCAGAGCAGCAATAATATCAAACACTTCGAAGAATTATAAAGTG GTCTGTGCACACTCTGTTGGGGGAATTAAACTTGTTTTATTGGTGAAAGAAGAATATGAACACCTGATCTCTCATGTGCATACCTCATCTGTAAGGACAAGAATCAGTAATACTTTAG GTATCCGAGGAGCTGTGGGGGTTTCACTTCAGTTTAATGGGGCATCCCTGGGGTTTGTTACTTGTCACCTCGTATCTGGAACTGAGAAAGTCCAAAA GAGGAATCAGAGTTATGGGGAAATCCTGCGGGGTTTGGTCCTTGGACATGAAGCTTTACGGGGCTTCCAGCTGCCTCTGAGACTCACGTATTTGTTTTGGGCCGGAGACCTGAACTATAAGTTAGATATGCCTGTGCAG GATGTTCTGCagcgtgtgtacagcagtcaGCACCAACTTCTGCTTCCTGTAGATCAGCTGAACCAGGAGCGCGAGAAGAAGAAAATCTTCATAGGCTTTA AAGAGGAACCAATCACCTTTCCCCCTACATGTCGCTACGAAAGGGGTTCTCGTACATATGACCTACAAAAGACCAAGACAAGTGGA aCTCGAATAGCTGCACCATCATGGAGTGATCGTATCCTATGGACATCTTACCCAGATACTGAAATTAAATGCACCTCATATG GATGTGCTGAAGATATTTTGAGCAGTGATCATGCTCCGGTTTTTGGCACTTTTGAGATCGGTCTGAATTTTTTGTCCTATAGAG ATTCCAGTTACACACTCAGATTTCTGCACATTGAGTCCATCGTGAAAACGCAGAGCCGATCAAGAGCGTGTATAGAGTTCAGATCTTTGTGCTTGAAAG ATTGTCCACCAAGTAATGTGAACAGCGCACACAGTACAGAGGGATCTGCTTTTCTCAAGCTTGGCTGGTCTGAACAAGACTTACCAGAG ATAACATTGGTCGGAGGAGACACATTTACTGGACATTTGCTTCTTTGTATCCGACCAACAGATGGTGGGGAATCCTTTG GTGAATGTTGTGTGTCAGTGCTCTCAGCCAGAAGTAATACTGATCATCAGTTTCAAATGTTTCTTTCACAACGTGGAGAGGAAACGGGGTCCTTGAGAGGCAAAATGAGAGTGACCCAATATCCAAGATTTACCACAGAGAAGAGCCCAAGTATGAGCAACAGAGAACATGAGAAAG ccccAGTTATGGAAAATACCACCCAGAAAACGTGTCCCGCTGTTTCTCCTTGTGAATCTCCAGCATCACGCTCCTCTAAACGTTCAGGCAG
- the LOC140342944 gene encoding phosphatidylinositol 3,4,5-trisphosphate 5-phosphatase 2-like isoform X2, with product MEGTERFLCARSVQGVEVRRFIRLSDLISAYRRRGNGLVTALHFPVGGERLERETDNDIHRCSCWIDDTFADPKKLLKPRGLSNTTHNGFLQEGFPLSAELENECSRLDREITATWSSLRILAQLFGCMSNINFQDNDQITAVDKLIHEMSDVLQLLSSLENKATKTFQDCVIASSAARTEMSPRVESPGEKITRKQALQQVRQSEQNNPSGRIAPRDLSVFIGTWNMGGSPPPRSLVSWLSAKNLKGSPEEGKSCDQHDLYMIGTQENPQGDREWAECLRAAIISNTSKNYKVVCAHSVGGIKLVLLVKEEYEHLISHVHTSSVRTRISNTLGIRGAVGVSLQFNGASLGFVTCHLVSGTEKVQKRNQSYGEILRGLVLGHEALRGFQLPLRLTYLFWAGDLNYKLDMPVQDVLQRVYSSQHQLLLPVDQLNQEREKKKIFIGFKEEPITFPPTCRYERGSRTYDLQKTKTSGTRIAAPSWSDRILWTSYPDTEIKCTSYGCAEDILSSDHAPVFGTFEIGLNFLSYRDSSYTLRFLHIESIVKTQSRSRACIEFRSLCLKDCPPSNVNSAHSTEGSAFLKLGWSEQDLPEITLVGGDTFTGHLLLCIRPTDGGESFGECCVSVLSARSNTDHQFQMFLSQRGEETGSLRGKMRVTQYPRFTTEKSPSMSNREHEKAPVMENTTQKTCPAVSPCESPASRSSKRSGRRRPASICCGGYSNAEYFLFEGLSSPSTPLSPRPRSALVSGEQEHGEATFRTESERKPASPQCMRNITRPVTTPM from the exons ATGGAAGGGACGGAGCGTTTCTTGTGCGCCAGA TCTGTACAGGGGGTGGAGGTTAGAAGATTCATCAGACTCAGCGACCTCATATCAGCCTACAGACGGAGGGGGAACGGGCTCGTCACTGCGTTACATTTTCCTGTTGGTGGCGAGAGGCTGGAACGAGAAACCG ATAACGATATCCACAGATGTTCCTGCTGGATAGACGACACCTTTGCAgatccaaaaaaacttttaaagccgAGGGGTTTGTCAAACACAACCCATAATGGATTTCTTCAGGAAGGCTTTCCGCTCAGCGCAGAATTAGAAAACGAGTGCTCACGATTGGACAG AGAAATTACAGCTACATGGAGCAGCCTGAGGATCCTGGCCCAACTATTTGGATGTATGTCTAATATTAATTTTCAAGACAATGATCAG ATCACTGCAGTGGACAAACTTATCCACGAAATGTCAGATGTCCTGCAGCTACTGTCCAGTTTAGAAAACAAG GCAACCAAGACGTTCCAGGATTGTGTTATTGCCTCTTCTGCTGCTCGCACTGAGATGTCTCCTAGAGTGGAATCACCAGGGGAAAAGATAACTAGGAAACAAGCGCTACAACAA GTGAGGCAGAGTGAGCAGAACAATCCATCCGGGAGAATCGCTCCTCGAGATCTTTCTGTATTCATTGGCACTTGGAATATGG GTGGCTCACCTCCGCCTCGATCTCTTGTATCCTGGTTATCAGCGAAAAATCTGAAAGGGAGTCCGGAGGAAGGCAAATCATGTGACCAGCATGACCTGTATATGATTGGAACGCAGGAAAATCCACAAGGAGATCGGGAATGGGCAGAATGTCTCAGAGCAGCAATAATATCAAACACTTCGAAGAATTATAAAGTG GTCTGTGCACACTCTGTTGGGGGAATTAAACTTGTTTTATTGGTGAAAGAAGAATATGAACACCTGATCTCTCATGTGCATACCTCATCTGTAAGGACAAGAATCAGTAATACTTTAG GTATCCGAGGAGCTGTGGGGGTTTCACTTCAGTTTAATGGGGCATCCCTGGGGTTTGTTACTTGTCACCTCGTATCTGGAACTGAGAAAGTCCAAAA GAGGAATCAGAGTTATGGGGAAATCCTGCGGGGTTTGGTCCTTGGACATGAAGCTTTACGGGGCTTCCAGCTGCCTCTGAGACTCACGTATTTGTTTTGGGCCGGAGACCTGAACTATAAGTTAGATATGCCTGTGCAG GATGTTCTGCagcgtgtgtacagcagtcaGCACCAACTTCTGCTTCCTGTAGATCAGCTGAACCAGGAGCGCGAGAAGAAGAAAATCTTCATAGGCTTTA AAGAGGAACCAATCACCTTTCCCCCTACATGTCGCTACGAAAGGGGTTCTCGTACATATGACCTACAAAAGACCAAGACAAGTGGA aCTCGAATAGCTGCACCATCATGGAGTGATCGTATCCTATGGACATCTTACCCAGATACTGAAATTAAATGCACCTCATATG GATGTGCTGAAGATATTTTGAGCAGTGATCATGCTCCGGTTTTTGGCACTTTTGAGATCGGTCTGAATTTTTTGTCCTATAGAG ATTCCAGTTACACACTCAGATTTCTGCACATTGAGTCCATCGTGAAAACGCAGAGCCGATCAAGAGCGTGTATAGAGTTCAGATCTTTGTGCTTGAAAG ATTGTCCACCAAGTAATGTGAACAGCGCACACAGTACAGAGGGATCTGCTTTTCTCAAGCTTGGCTGGTCTGAACAAGACTTACCAGAG ATAACATTGGTCGGAGGAGACACATTTACTGGACATTTGCTTCTTTGTATCCGACCAACAGATGGTGGGGAATCCTTTG GTGAATGTTGTGTGTCAGTGCTCTCAGCCAGAAGTAATACTGATCATCAGTTTCAAATGTTTCTTTCACAACGTGGAGAGGAAACGGGGTCCTTGAGAGGCAAAATGAGAGTGACCCAATATCCAAGATTTACCACAGAGAAGAGCCCAAGTATGAGCAACAGAGAACATGAGAAAG ccccAGTTATGGAAAATACCACCCAGAAAACGTGTCCCGCTGTTTCTCCTTGTGAATCTCCAGCATCACGCTCCTCTAAACGTTCAGGCAG